The Halosimplex litoreum genome has a window encoding:
- a CDS encoding PHP domain-containing protein: MDADYHAHTTYSDGSPLPEMCRAAEAAGLDAIGFTDHCIVVDDEFGRRERYDLVETYERRREAIERVRARTALTVYDAAEVSYVEDAESETAAVLDAAAFDYTIGSVHFAGEYDYTTAAPYADASESDRRAAVERYYDAVVAAAESELFDVLGHLDLPERMEALRGHSRRSDYERVAAALADSATVPEINAGRVHRSLGRVHPDPAMLDAFREHDVAFVLGSDSHSPAEIERRVPALREVVEDRDVALAEFEPTPLGR; this comes from the coding sequence ATGGACGCCGACTACCACGCACACACCACCTACTCCGACGGGTCGCCGCTCCCCGAGATGTGCCGTGCTGCCGAGGCGGCGGGCCTCGACGCTATCGGCTTTACCGACCACTGCATCGTCGTCGACGACGAGTTCGGCCGCCGCGAGCGCTACGACCTCGTCGAGACCTACGAGCGCCGCCGCGAGGCCATCGAGCGGGTCCGCGCGCGGACCGCCCTCACCGTCTACGATGCCGCCGAGGTGAGCTACGTCGAGGACGCCGAGAGCGAGACGGCCGCCGTCCTCGACGCGGCGGCGTTCGACTACACCATCGGGAGCGTCCACTTCGCCGGGGAGTACGACTACACCACGGCGGCGCCGTACGCCGACGCGAGCGAGAGCGACCGCCGCGCGGCCGTCGAGCGCTATTACGACGCCGTCGTCGCCGCCGCCGAGTCGGAACTGTTCGACGTGCTCGGTCACCTGGACCTCCCCGAACGGATGGAAGCCCTGCGCGGTCACTCCCGCAGGTCTGACTACGAACGCGTGGCCGCGGCGCTGGCCGACTCGGCGACGGTCCCCGAGATCAACGCTGGCCGCGTCCACCGGTCGCTCGGGCGCGTTCACCCCGACCCCGCGATGCTCGACGCCTTCCGGGAGCACGACGTGGCGTTCGTCCTCGGCTCGGACAGCCACTCGCCGGCCGAGATCGAGCGGCGCGTCCCCGCGCTCCGCGAGGTGGTCGAGGACCGCGACGTGGCGCTGGCGGAGTTCGAACCCACACCGCTGGGTCGCTGA
- a CDS encoding 2-phosphosulfolactate phosphatase, which produces MASLANSDLEDRLTDRILPSRARIPTDPPAGNYVVIDVTHFSTTVVELFDNGAEYVHVTEERGDEHAFKDDHPEARIGGGSSDDYTPTEGYDFFNSPTWVNDTDVAGRPAALTSTNGGAAVTDLRLGGGDDVDVYVGTLANARAVADHLDGSEKPTYMVAAGSKGKPSPEDTVGAVVIGRHIYDEAPTDAERDLYQQVAKLGKAPKYEQKADIRLNDLIEYDLRFSESAVVPKLDGQKLYDVSDE; this is translated from the coding sequence ATGGCGTCGCTGGCCAACTCCGACCTGGAGGACCGACTCACCGACCGCATCCTGCCCTCGCGGGCGCGGATCCCCACCGACCCGCCGGCGGGCAACTACGTCGTCATCGACGTGACGCACTTCTCGACGACCGTCGTCGAACTGTTCGACAACGGCGCCGAGTACGTCCACGTCACGGAGGAACGCGGCGACGAACACGCGTTCAAGGACGACCACCCCGAGGCGCGGATCGGCGGCGGCTCCAGCGACGACTACACCCCCACCGAGGGCTACGACTTCTTCAACTCGCCGACGTGGGTCAACGACACCGACGTGGCCGGCCGTCCGGCTGCGCTCACCTCGACCAACGGCGGCGCCGCGGTGACCGACCTCCGACTCGGCGGCGGCGACGACGTCGACGTGTACGTCGGGACGCTCGCCAACGCCCGCGCGGTGGCCGACCACCTCGACGGGTCGGAGAAGCCGACCTACATGGTCGCCGCGGGCTCGAAGGGCAAGCCCTCGCCGGAGGACACCGTCGGCGCCGTCGTTATCGGTCGCCATATCTACGACGAGGCGCCGACCGACGCCGAGCGCGATCTCTATCAGCAGGTCGCTAAGCTCGGCAAGGCGCCCAAGTACGAGCAGAAGGCCGACATCCGGCTGAACGACCTGATCGAGTACGACCTCCGGTTCAGCGAGAGCGCGGTCGTTCCGAAACTCGACGGGCAGAAGCTCTACGACGTGAGCGACGAGTGA
- the lipA gene encoding lipoyl synthase, translating to MSRARKPEWLKTRPPSGERFTDIKESLRDRGLNTVCEEANCPNLGECWSGRDGPGTATFMLMGDHCSRGCNFCDVETGGMDALDDEEPEQVADAVAEIGLDYVVLTSVDRDDLPDQGAGHFARTIEAIKDRDPGVLVEALVPDFRGEERLVRRVLDAEPDVFAHNVETVDRLQWPVRDRRAGYEQSLSVLRQAARESASYVKTSLMLGVGEYDHEVYQTLADLKSVGVDVVTLGQYLQPSRSHLEVSEYVHPDVFDTWRRVAEGELDFLYCASGPMVRSSYRAGELFVDAVLRDGESVERARERARAGD from the coding sequence ATGAGTCGCGCCCGCAAGCCCGAGTGGCTGAAGACCCGGCCGCCCTCGGGCGAGCGCTTCACGGACATCAAGGAGAGCCTCCGCGACCGCGGGCTCAACACGGTCTGCGAGGAGGCCAACTGTCCGAACCTCGGGGAGTGCTGGTCGGGCCGCGACGGTCCCGGCACGGCCACGTTCATGCTGATGGGCGACCACTGCTCGCGGGGCTGTAACTTCTGCGACGTGGAGACCGGCGGGATGGACGCCCTCGACGACGAGGAACCCGAGCAGGTGGCCGACGCCGTCGCCGAGATCGGGCTGGACTACGTCGTCCTGACCTCCGTGGATCGGGACGACCTCCCCGACCAGGGCGCCGGCCACTTCGCCCGGACCATCGAGGCGATCAAAGACCGGGACCCCGGCGTCCTCGTCGAGGCGCTCGTGCCGGACTTCCGGGGCGAGGAGCGGCTCGTTCGGAGAGTGCTCGACGCCGAGCCGGACGTGTTCGCCCACAACGTCGAGACGGTCGACCGATTGCAGTGGCCGGTACGCGACCGGCGAGCGGGCTACGAGCAGTCGCTGTCCGTGCTGCGCCAGGCCGCCCGCGAGTCGGCGTCGTACGTCAAGACGAGCCTGATGCTCGGCGTCGGCGAGTACGACCACGAGGTGTACCAGACCCTCGCGGACCTGAAGAGCGTCGGCGTCGACGTGGTGACGCTCGGCCAGTACCTCCAGCCTTCCCGCTCGCACCTGGAAGTCTCCGAGTACGTCCATCCCGACGTCTTCGACACCTGGCGGCGAGTGGCCGAGGGTGAATTGGACTTCCTCTACTGTGCGTCGGGACCGATGGTCCGCTCCTCGTACCGCGCCGGCGAACTCTTCGTCGACGCGGTACTGCGGGACGGCGAGAGCGTCGAGCGTGCGCGCGAACGAGCGCGGGCGGGCGACTGA
- a CDS encoding class I SAM-dependent methyltransferase has product MDDPETYYDDHDQAEWDRLTSSLHGRLEWEGTVERLDDELPESGRVLDAGGGAGRYAVWLAERGYDVTLVDPSEGQRDLAREKVAERGLDERVSVAPGDVRELDFDPGAFDATLCLGGPLSHVLDADERTTAARELKRVTADGGPVFVSVMGRLNWLVLYLVSGTEHLTRADELAETGDYDRAFVDRLDYESMFTETHFFRADEFEGLLAEAGLDVQRLVGLEGLASVLSAGPLRDRADELSEDRLAGIRRLVDELRDDRTVADMSAHMLAVCRASG; this is encoded by the coding sequence GTGGACGACCCCGAAACGTACTACGACGACCACGACCAGGCCGAGTGGGACCGACTCACGTCGAGTCTCCACGGTCGTCTGGAGTGGGAGGGGACCGTCGAGCGGCTGGACGACGAGTTGCCAGAGTCCGGTCGCGTCCTCGACGCCGGTGGCGGCGCCGGCCGCTACGCCGTCTGGCTCGCCGAACGTGGCTACGACGTGACGCTCGTCGACCCCAGCGAGGGCCAGCGCGACCTCGCACGCGAGAAGGTCGCCGAGCGGGGCCTGGACGAGCGCGTGAGCGTCGCGCCCGGCGACGTGCGCGAGCTCGACTTCGACCCGGGGGCCTTCGACGCGACGCTGTGTCTCGGCGGCCCGCTCTCGCACGTCCTCGACGCCGACGAACGGACGACCGCCGCCCGGGAACTGAAGCGGGTGACCGCGGACGGTGGCCCCGTCTTCGTCTCGGTGATGGGACGGCTCAACTGGCTGGTGCTCTACCTGGTGAGCGGCACGGAACACCTGACCCGCGCCGACGAACTCGCCGAGACGGGCGACTACGACCGGGCGTTCGTCGACCGGCTCGACTACGAGTCGATGTTCACCGAGACCCACTTCTTCCGCGCCGACGAGTTCGAGGGCCTGCTGGCGGAGGCGGGGCTGGACGTGCAGCGACTCGTGGGACTGGAGGGGCTGGCGTCGGTTCTCTCGGCCGGGCCGCTCCGGGACCGGGCCGACGAACTGTCGGAGGACCGACTCGCCGGTATCCGCCGACTCGTAGACGAACTCCGCGACGACCGCACGGTCGCCGATATGTCCGCACACATGCTCGCGGTCTGTCGGGCGTCGGGGTGA
- a CDS encoding potassium channel family protein, protein MPATPVGQVRDRVRAAAVPLAAFGTTVCVGVAGFVALTGVSVVDASFWLLDPTSIELYFEHHSGPERATKAFAVVVFVALVLAGIWVGESALDAAFDGRLGRELTRMQTRRAIADLTDHVVICGHGMFGRTVANRLRERGRDVVVVERDAEERERIDDDALVVAGDARREAVLERAGVSRASAVVAGIDDSNANIQIGVATSQLAPESKLVVRVGDEMYESTARRVGADAVVIPEVVSGSDVVADL, encoded by the coding sequence GTGCCAGCCACACCCGTCGGTCAGGTGCGCGACCGCGTCCGGGCCGCGGCGGTCCCGCTGGCGGCGTTCGGCACCACCGTCTGTGTCGGCGTCGCTGGATTCGTCGCCCTGACCGGCGTGTCCGTCGTCGACGCGTCGTTCTGGCTGCTCGACCCGACGAGCATCGAACTGTACTTCGAGCACCACAGCGGGCCCGAGCGAGCGACGAAGGCATTCGCCGTCGTCGTCTTCGTGGCGCTGGTGCTCGCGGGCATCTGGGTCGGCGAGTCCGCGCTCGACGCGGCCTTCGACGGGCGGCTCGGCCGGGAGCTAACACGCATGCAGACACGACGCGCCATCGCCGACCTGACCGACCACGTCGTCATCTGCGGCCACGGCATGTTCGGTCGCACAGTCGCCAACCGACTCCGCGAGCGGGGCCGCGACGTGGTCGTCGTCGAACGCGACGCCGAGGAGCGCGAACGCATCGACGACGACGCGCTCGTCGTCGCCGGCGACGCCCGCCGCGAGGCGGTCCTCGAACGGGCCGGGGTCAGCCGCGCGAGCGCCGTCGTCGCCGGTATCGACGACTCCAACGCGAACATCCAGATCGGCGTCGCCACGAGCCAGCTCGCCCCCGAGTCGAAGTTAGTCGTCCGCGTCGGCGACGAGATGTACGAGTCGACCGCGCGCCGCGTCGGCGCCGACGCTGTCGTCATCCCCGAGGTCGTTAGCGGGAGCGACGTCGTCGCCGACCTCTGA
- a CDS encoding MATE family efflux transporter, which produces MFDVTRDDIVGGSLSRALVVLAAPLVAQNFALVAQSVVDLFWVGRLGGTAVAAVGLATVVVALLTVPLRAFFTGSQVVTSQRVGADETEAARRVPFTAAAAAVALAAAIGGVLVVGADAVAALFTDDAAVASATASYLTAYALALVTTAASDTLESGFTGWGDTRAALYVNLTAIVVNVVLDPLLILGWGAFPRLELFGAALATAVGYGAGAALALALAARGREGFRLTRDAVRPRLETVRAVVDVGSPIAGQYGGRQVARLGMIWIVSAVGGPAALAAYHIGSQVATVAFVPAQGLAQAATSVVGQNLGAERPARARRATWVGAAIAAVGLTVFGAVQWVVPAPIAHVFVPDLSGQALSYTVLYLQILAYGYWALGVVYTVEAGFNGAGNTDVSMYSTLAQYWAVRLPVALVGAYVLDLGVAAVFWGVTLSNVAAAVWLSGYFYRSADGGMLDRAADEAAAD; this is translated from the coding sequence ATGTTCGACGTGACGCGCGACGACATCGTGGGTGGGTCGCTGTCACGCGCGCTCGTGGTGCTCGCGGCGCCGCTGGTCGCCCAGAACTTCGCGCTGGTGGCCCAGTCCGTCGTCGACCTGTTCTGGGTCGGGCGGCTCGGGGGGACCGCGGTCGCGGCGGTGGGGCTCGCGACCGTCGTCGTCGCGCTGTTGACGGTCCCCCTCCGTGCGTTTTTCACCGGGAGTCAGGTGGTCACCTCCCAGCGAGTGGGCGCCGACGAGACCGAGGCGGCGCGCCGAGTGCCGTTCACGGCGGCCGCGGCGGCGGTCGCCCTCGCGGCGGCGATCGGTGGGGTGCTCGTCGTCGGGGCGGACGCGGTCGCGGCGCTGTTCACCGACGACGCCGCGGTGGCCTCGGCGACCGCCAGCTACCTCACCGCCTACGCGCTGGCGCTCGTGACGACCGCAGCCAGCGACACGCTGGAGAGCGGGTTCACCGGCTGGGGTGACACTCGGGCGGCGCTGTACGTCAACCTCACCGCCATCGTCGTCAACGTCGTCCTCGATCCGCTGTTGATCCTCGGCTGGGGGGCGTTCCCGCGGCTGGAGCTGTTCGGCGCGGCGCTGGCGACGGCCGTCGGCTACGGTGCCGGGGCGGCGCTGGCCCTCGCGCTCGCCGCGCGCGGTCGCGAGGGGTTCCGGCTGACGCGCGACGCAGTCCGCCCGCGCCTCGAAACCGTTCGCGCCGTCGTCGACGTGGGGTCGCCGATCGCCGGGCAGTACGGCGGTCGCCAGGTCGCCCGTCTCGGGATGATCTGGATCGTCTCGGCCGTCGGCGGACCGGCCGCCCTCGCCGCCTACCACATCGGGTCGCAAGTCGCCACCGTCGCGTTCGTGCCCGCCCAGGGGCTCGCACAGGCCGCCACCAGCGTCGTCGGGCAGAACCTCGGCGCCGAGCGTCCCGCTCGCGCCCGCCGCGCGACCTGGGTCGGCGCCGCCATCGCGGCGGTCGGGCTCACCGTCTTCGGCGCGGTCCAGTGGGTCGTCCCCGCGCCCATCGCACACGTGTTCGTCCCCGATCTGTCGGGGCAAGCCCTGTCGTACACCGTCCTCTACCTCCAGATCCTCGCCTACGGCTACTGGGCGCTGGGAGTCGTCTACACGGTCGAGGCCGGCTTCAACGGCGCCGGCAACACGGACGTGAGCATGTACTCGACGCTCGCGCAGTACTGGGCCGTCCGCCTGCCGGTCGCGCTCGTCGGCGCGTACGTCCTCGATCTCGGCGTGGCGGCCGTCTTCTGGGGCGTCACGCTGTCGAACGTCGCCGCCGCCGTCTGGCTGTCCGGGTACTTCTACCGGTCGGCCGACGGCGGGATGCTCGACCGGGCGGCCGACGAGGCCGCGGCGGACTGA